In the Labilithrix sp. genome, CGTCGAGTCGCTGGAGAAGATCTTCCAGCGCGAGAGCATGCGCGTGCTCGTCGCTTACGACGCGAAGCACGCGCTCGAGCAGGTGCGCTCGCATCGCGTCCACGTCGTCCTCACCGACCTGATGATGCCGGGGACGACGGGGCTCGAGCTGCTCCGCGCGATCAAGCAGGTGCAGCCCGAGGTCGAGGTCGTGCTGATGACGGCCTACGGCTCGGTCGAGGTCGCGGTGAGCGCGATGCGCGAGGGCGCGTACGACTTCGTCGAGAAGCCGCTGAAGCGGATGACGATCGTGAAGAGCGTGCGCAAGGCGGCGGAGCGGGGGCGTCTCCTCGAGGAGAACCGCTCGCTCAAGGACGAGATCAAGATGCTGACGAAGCGCGAGATCATCGGCAGCTCCGTCGCGTGGCGGCGCGTGATCGAGGTCGCGACGCAGGCGGCGCCCAGCATCGCGACCGTGCTCGTGCTCGGCGAGAGCGGCACCGGCAAGGAGCTCCTCGCGCGCTACATCCACGAGCGGAGCGCGCGCGCGAAGAAGCCGTTCGTCGCCGTGAACTGCGCCGCGATCCCGGAGACGATCCTCGAGAGCGAGCTCTTCGGGCACGAGCGCGGCGCCTTCACCGGCGCGGTGACGAAGAAGGACGGCCGCTTCGCGAAGGCGACGGGCGGCACCCTGTTCCTCGACGAGATCGGCGAGCTCTCGCCGCAGGTCCAGGTGAAGCTCCTCCGCGTGCTGCAGGAGGGCGAATACGAGCCGCTCGGCGGCAACACGGTGAAGGCCGACGTCCGCATCGTCGCCGCGACGAACCGCGATCTCCTCGAGGAGGTGAAGGCGGGCCGCTTCCGCGAGGACCTCTACTACCGGCTCAACGTCATCGCCGTCACCGCGCCGCCGCTCCGCGCGCGGCGCGAGGACGTCCCGCTCCTCGTCGATCACTTCGTCGGGCTCTACGCGAAGAAGAACGGCAAGGCGCGCCTCTCCGTCGCGCGGCCCGCGCTCGAGCGGATGATGGACTACGCGTGGCCGGGCAACGTGCGTGAGCTCGAGAACGTGATCGAGCGCGCGGTCGTCCTCTCGCGCGGCGACACGTTGAGCGAGCAGGACCTGCCGGAGGCGATCGCGAAGGCGCAGGACTCGGCGCCGCGCGCGCTCGACTTCCCGGTCGGCACGCCGCTCGCGGAGATCGAGCTCCGCGCGATCCGCGAGACGCTCAAGCACACGAAGGGCGACAAGTCCCTCGCCGCCCAGCTCCTCGGCATCTCGACGCGCACGATCTACCGCAAGCTCGACGAGGGCGGCGGCGAGTCCCCGCCGAGCGGCCTCCCGCCGGGGTGACGCGGGCTCGTGCGTGCGGCTCAGATCAGAGGAGCGCGCGTGCGGCGGTCGTGAGGGCGTCGAGGGTTGTGCCGGTGGGGAAGCGGGCCTCGCCGCGTTCGGGGCGGCCGCCGCCGCGGGTGCCGCGCTCGGCGCACTGCGCCTTGATGAAGGCGCCCGCGTCGAAGGCGACGCCGCTGCCGCGTTGCACGACGATGGAGAGCTCGCCCGTCGCGGCGTCGGGGGCGGCCAGCAGCGTGAGGACGCGGGGGTCCGTCGTCAGCTCGTTGGCGAGCTTGCGTAGCGCGTTGACGTCGTCGCCGGGGCGCTCGAGCGGGAGCACGTGCGGGCCCGGGCCTTCCGGCAACGACGCGAGGACGCTCGTCGCGAGCAGCGTCGCGATCTCGCCGCGCGCGGCGTCGAGGCTCGCGCGCGCGTTCTTGAGATCGGCGCGGAGGCGCGTGACCGCGGCGGGGACGTCGGCGACGCCGCAGGTGAGGTCGGCGGCGAGGGCCGCGAGCGCCGCGTGCTTCGCGCGCGCGTCGGTGAGCGCGCGGAGGCCGGCGTGGAACGTGATGCGCAGCATCCCCTTGTACTTCTCGAGCGCCACGATGCGCGCCTGCCCGATCTGGCCCGTCCGCGTGCAGTGCGTGCCGCCGCACGGGGTGAGGTCGAAGCCCTCGATGTCGATGACGCGGATCGTTCCCTCCGTCACCTTCGGCTGCTTGCGGAGCTTCAGCAGAGGGAGCTCCTCGGCGGTGGGGTAGAGCGCGCGCACCGCGACGTCGCTCGCGATGAGCTCGTTGACGAGGTCCTCCGCGCGATGGAGCTCCGCGTCGGGGATGCCGGGGCGCGCGACGTCGATCGTGCAGCTCGTCGCGCCGAGGCGCGCCGACACCGTGTCGGCCTTCGCGAGGTCCGCGAGCGCGCGAGAGAGCGCGTGCTGCGCGGTGTGTTGGGCCATGTGATCGCGGCGTCGCGTGGCGTCGATCGTGCCCTCGACCTCTCCCGCGAGCGGCTCGGCGGGCGGCTCCGCGAGGAGGTGGTGGATGACGCCGGCGTCGTCGATCTGCGTGTCCACGACGGCGTGGGTGCGGCCGCCTGCGCGCAGCGTCCCCACGTCGCCGAGCTGGCCGCCGCCCTCCGGGTAGAAGAGGCTCCGTTCGAGCATGACCGAGGGACGGCCGTCGCGCGAGGTGAAGGCGCGGACGGTGGACGTGAACGTCGTC is a window encoding:
- a CDS encoding alanyl-tRNA editing protein — its product is MTEKLYWADPHRTTFTSTVRAFTSRDGRPSVMLERSLFYPEGGGQLGDVGTLRAGGRTHAVVDTQIDDAGVIHHLLAEPPAEPLAGEVEGTIDATRRRDHMAQHTAQHALSRALADLAKADTVSARLGATSCTIDVARPGIPDAELHRAEDLVNELIASDVAVRALYPTAEELPLLKLRKQPKVTEGTIRVIDIEGFDLTPCGGTHCTRTGQIGQARIVALEKYKGMLRITFHAGLRALTDARAKHAALAALAADLTCGVADVPAAVTRLRADLKNARASLDAARGEIATLLATSVLASLPEGPGPHVLPLERPGDDVNALRKLANELTTDPRVLTLLAAPDAATGELSIVVQRGSGVAFDAGAFIKAQCAERGTRGGGRPERGEARFPTGTTLDALTTAARALL